In Pirellulales bacterium, the sequence GAAATTGGTCACCAGCGGCCGGCCGTGGATTATCGCCAAATGGGCCATGACACTGGACGGGAAAATCGCCACCGCCGCCGGCGACAGTCGCTGGATTTCCGGCGAAGCATCGCGCGCCATCGTGCAGCAGTTGCGTGGCCGTGTCGATGGCATTCTCATCGGCAGCGGAACGGCGAAAATGGACGATCCGCTGTTGATCGCCCGCCCAGCCGGTCCGCGCGTGGCCACGCGCATTATTGCCGACAGCCGTGCTACCCTGTCGCCGGAAAGCCAACTGGTGCAAACCGCCCGCGATGCGCCGGTGTTAGTGGCCGTGGGAGGAAATGCGCCGCAGGAAAACATCGCCCGTTTAACCGCTGCCGGTTGTGAGGTGGTTGCCTGCAGCGATTTAGCCGCTGGGCTTGCCCAGCGCTCCGAAGAACCATCCGTCTCCATTCCCGCACTGCTCGACGAACTCGGCCGCCGCCGCATGACCAACGTCCTTGTCGAAGGGGGCAGCAAATTGCTCGGCGCCCTGTTCGACGCCGGCGCGATTGACGAGGTGCACGTGTTCCTCGCTCCCAAACTCATCGGCGGCGCAGGCGCTCCCTCCCCCATTGCCGGCACAGGCCTAGAAAAAATCGCCGCCGCACTGCAACTGGCCGACATCGAACTCCGCCACGTCGGCGACGATATCTATCTCCATGGCCGACCTCCTGTCAAATCCTAATCTGCCAAAGAGGAAAAATGGTCTCAATGACCTATGGCGATATAGTCCCCTCGCCGCATTTTCGTTTTGTGCTCTTTGGAGTTCCGGGTGGATTGTTTACGCGATAATCTCAATTTCAACCGGCTGCTCCGCGTGGACGAAAGCGAGGGGACCGATTGTTACGAGGGCCAACAATCCATTTGGCTTCTGGAGCAGGGTGTCGTTCGCCATCCTGATTGGCTCATTGGGCGCTAGTTACACCATTTTTAAGACAGTCCAACAATTTAGAAACCGTAAGCCCCAAATTGATGAGCGCAATGAGTTCCCTAAAATGCGGTCAATGACCTGCATACAACTGCCGCTTGAAGGCCGTTGGCTTCGACACATTGCCCTTTACAGCAACTCGGAAGGCAAATCAGTTTGCGCCAAATGCCGAATTGCGATCACGTAAACCGTATCCTCGCGAATTTCAAATACGGCCCGATGCGTCGCCCGCGCGCCAATTCCATACAGGAGCTGGCGCACGGTATAAGGCAAATCGTAAAGATCGTTTTCTCGAGCGAGGGGATGCCGCTCGGGATCGTTGCTTAATTGCGCCAGCGACTGTTCAAAGCCATCTAGCCAGCGAGCAGCCTGCTCGGCACTGCGATGCGTCGCCCACCAGCGAGCAGCGTCGACCAATTGCAACTTCGCCCTTGAAGTCACGAATACCTGGTACTTCATCCCAGGCCCAATTGCTGGCGCACGTCAGCGAATGAGTCGGTCAACGGAGCAACCTTGTTGTTATCGATATCCGCGTGGCTCTGGCGAATGTCTGCGAGTGTTTCCTCTTGCTCGCGGCGCTGGGCTTCCCATTGGCCTGCGAGGTCAACCAACGAATCGACTTTGCCGTGTTCCAACTTTTCGTCGACAAAGCGAGTGAAATCACGCAGATCGTCTTTGGTCACGTTCATCAGGGTTTCTCCGCCTATGATTATACCACAAATTCCCGAAGGCCGCGAAGCTGAAACACAACCACGACGGCCGCTTGAAGGCAGGCCGGCAGATCGTGATACGCTTGCAAAATTATGTATACGGGGGCTACACTTATATCGTTACGGCAACGCCTCATAAGGAGAAACCAATGCTCGGAATAATTTCCGGATTGTTCCCATCGCGGCGGTTTTCGCTGGCGAGACTTTTAACCGTCGCTTTGTTTTTAGCGCCGCCACTGTTGGGATTGAGAATCGCGGTGAAGCATTCTGGCGGCAGTTCTCCCGAAGCAGTAAGCGGTTTTGGCATTTATGTGTTTGGTTTTGCTTTTGCATTCGCGATGACGTTCATTTCCTATAGTCGCCGGCTCCGTGCAAATACGTCTCATATTAGCATGTCATTTTGGTGGTGCTTGTCACACGGAGTACTTTTCAGCGTCGTGGGTTACTCGCTGTTTTTTATCCCGATTGTGATCAAAATGTGGATGAATGCTGGGCACGCGCTGGAAATGCTTGGATATTTTCTGCTGGTCATCACCGTGCCATCTCCCGTTATCGGTGCAGCGGCCGGCGGAATTCTAGGATTCTTTCTGGCTGAGGGCGGAAATAAGCCGTTGCCGACTGTGCGTTCTTCCGCCGCTTGAAGGTGTGCCGCCGGACGTGATAAACTCGTGAGATTCTACTGCGGCAGCAACCTAGCTAGGATCGTGTATTGTGCCCCTGCTACGCGCCTGAACAAAAATGTAATGGCCGCTGTCCTCAGCGGCTGGAGACAGCCGCTGCTACATCTGCGGTCTAATCAACTATAGGAAACCACCGTGCCCCGCCGAAACGATCTTCATAAAATTCTGCTCATTGGTTCCGGGCCCATCGTCATTGGGCAGGCGTGCGAGTTCGACTATTCCGGCACGCAGGCCTGCAAAGCGCTGCGTGAGGAAGGGTACGAAGTGGTGCTGGTCAATTCCAATCCAGCCACCATCATGACCGATCCCAGCACGGCCGACCGCACGTACATCGAGCCGCTCACCTGGGAAATGGTCGCCAAGGTCATCGAGCACGAACGGCCTGATGCACTGCTACCGACGCTCGGCGGCCAAACCGGTTTGAACCTGGCAATGGATCTGGTCAAGCATGGCGTGCTGGAAAAATTCGGCGTGGAAATGATCGGCGCCAATGCCCACGTCATCGCCAAAGCCGAAGATCGCGAGCTGTTCAAGCAGGCCATGCTCAAAATCGGCCTCGATATTTGCCTCGGCCAAACGGTCCACTCAGTGGACGAAGCCCGCGAGGCTGTTAAGGAAATTGGCCTGCCGTGTGTCATTCGTCCTAGCTTTACCCTCGGCGGCTCCGGCGGTGGCTTTGCCTACAACCGCGAAGAGTTCGACACCATCATCCGCCGCGGCCTCGATCTATCGCCGGTTCATGAAGTGCTCATCGAAGAAAGCATTCTCGGCTGGAAAGAATACGAAATGGAAGTCATGCGCGACGCCGACGATAACGTCGTCATCATCTGCTCCATCGAAAATTTCGACCCCATGGGCGTGCACACGGGCGATTCCATCACGGTCGCCCCTGCTCAAACGCTGACCGACAAGGAATACCAGCGCATGCGCGACGCCTCGATGGCGGTGATTCGCGAAATTGGCGTGGAAACCGGCGGCTCCAACATTCAATTTGCCATTCATCCGAAAAACGGCCGCATGGTCGTCATCGAAATGAATCCGCGCGTCAGCCGCTCTAGCGCTTTGGCGAGCAAAGCCACGGGTTTTCCCATCGCGAAAATTGCCGCCAAGCTGGCCGTGGGCTACCGCCTGCACGAGCTGCCCAACGACATCACGCGCGAAACGATGGCCTGTTTCGAGCCGACCATCGATTATGTGGTCACCAAAATTCCCCGCTTCGCCTTTGAAAAATTCCCCGAGGCTGACGCCCGCCTAACCACGCAAATGAAAAGCGTGGGCGAAACTATGGCCATCGGCCGCACGTTCAAGGAATCGTTTCAAAAAGCACTGCGTGGCCTGGAAGTCGGCAGCTTCGGCTTCGGCTGCGACAGCAAAGACCTATGGGATACGCCGCTCGCGCCCAGCCGCGACGAAATTCGCGCCAAGCTGGCGGTGCCCAATGCTGACCGCATTTGGTATGTCCGCTACGCCTTCAAAGACGGCATGAGCGTGGAGGAAATTCACGATCTCACTTACATCGACCCGTGGTTTCTCGACCAGCTCCAGCAAATTATCGAACTGGAAAACGAAATCCGCGCTGTCTCTTCGCTCGACAAACTTAGCGACTCGCTGTTCCGCCGCGCCAAGCAATTCGGCTTTTCCGATCGCCAGCTTGCCACACTGCTGTACACCACGGAAATGGAAGTCCGCGCCGACCGCAAGCGCCGCGGCATCGTGGCCACGTTCAAATCGGTCGACACCTGCGCCGCCGAGTTCGAAGCCTATACGCCGTATTATTACTCGACCTACGAATCCGAGGACGAAGTACCCGTCAAGCCCGCCGGCGGCAAACGCATTATGATTCTCGGCGGCGGCCCCAACCGCATTGGCCAGGGCATCGAGTTCGACTACTGCTGCTGCCACGCCAGTTTTGCTTTGCGAGAACTCGGCATCGAAAGCGTGATGGTCAACTCCAACCCGGAAACCGTCAGCACCGATTACGACACCAGCGATTTGCTCTTCTTCGAGCCGCTGACGGCCGAAGACGTGCTGAACATTTGCGACCGCGTCCAGCCCGACGGCGTCATTGTGCAATTTGGCGGTCAAACGCCGCTGAATTTATCTCGCGCGCTCGCCACCGCCGGTGTGCC encodes:
- the ribD gene encoding bifunctional diaminohydroxyphosphoribosylaminopyrimidine deaminase/5-amino-6-(5-phosphoribosylamino)uracil reductase RibD codes for the protein MTVSSDHRTSSSDFEADPFFMARALELAARGQGHVEPNPMVGCVLVRDGAVVGEGWHQKFGGPHAEVAALNIAGPRAKGATAYVTLEPCCHHGKTPPCTQALIAAGIARLVCAQRDPFESVSGRGIAELQAAGIEVEVGLMETEARRLNAPYLKLVTSGRPWIIAKWAMTLDGKIATAAGDSRWISGEASRAIVQQLRGRVDGILIGSGTAKMDDPLLIARPAGPRVATRIIADSRATLSPESQLVQTARDAPVLVAVGGNAPQENIARLTAAGCEVVACSDLAAGLAQRSEEPSVSIPALLDELGRRRMTNVLVEGGSKLLGALFDAGAIDEVHVFLAPKLIGGAGAPSPIAGTGLEKIAAALQLADIELRHVGDDIYLHGRPPVKS
- a CDS encoding type II toxin-antitoxin system RelE/ParE family toxin yields the protein MTSRAKLQLVDAARWWATHRSAEQAARWLDGFEQSLAQLSNDPERHPLARENDLYDLPYTVRQLLYGIGARATHRAVFEIREDTVYVIAIRHLAQTDLPSELL
- the carB gene encoding carbamoyl-phosphate synthase large subunit translates to MPRRNDLHKILLIGSGPIVIGQACEFDYSGTQACKALREEGYEVVLVNSNPATIMTDPSTADRTYIEPLTWEMVAKVIEHERPDALLPTLGGQTGLNLAMDLVKHGVLEKFGVEMIGANAHVIAKAEDRELFKQAMLKIGLDICLGQTVHSVDEAREAVKEIGLPCVIRPSFTLGGSGGGFAYNREEFDTIIRRGLDLSPVHEVLIEESILGWKEYEMEVMRDADDNVVIICSIENFDPMGVHTGDSITVAPAQTLTDKEYQRMRDASMAVIREIGVETGGSNIQFAIHPKNGRMVVIEMNPRVSRSSALASKATGFPIAKIAAKLAVGYRLHELPNDITRETMACFEPTIDYVVTKIPRFAFEKFPEADARLTTQMKSVGETMAIGRTFKESFQKALRGLEVGSFGFGCDSKDLWDTPLAPSRDEIRAKLAVPNADRIWYVRYAFKDGMSVEEIHDLTYIDPWFLDQLQQIIELENEIRAVSSLDKLSDSLFRRAKQFGFSDRQLATLLYTTEMEVRADRKRRGIVATFKSVDTCAAEFEAYTPYYYSTYESEDEVPVKPAGGKRIMILGGGPNRIGQGIEFDYCCCHASFALRELGIESVMVNSNPETVSTDYDTSDLLFFEPLTAEDVLNICDRVQPDGVIVQFGGQTPLNLSRALATAGVPIIGTSVDTIEDAEDREKFQRLLQRLGLRQPANGIARTMDQARVEAARIGYPNLVRPSFVLGGRAMEICYDQSQLERFVAEAFVVSQGQPVLIDRFLEDAIEVDVDAIGDGQRVIVAGIMEHIEEAGVHSGDSACALPPYSLTGPILQEIREATAALAKSLRVVGLMNVQYAIKRAEGRQVLYVLEVNPRASRTVPFVAKATGLPVAGVAAKVMAGISLAEQGVTSEPIPAQVSVKESVFPFVKFAGVDIVLGPEMRSTGEVMGVSENFPIAFAKSQLAAGVVLPRDGSIFISVASPAQKEHMVDVARRLVALGYTLLATTNTAARFAEAGIAVEPVKKLQEGHPNLLDHLKNGAVKLIMNTPRGKGARTDEGRIRAAAVQAGIPCVTTIPAADACVRAMEALREGDMAVQAIQDRLPDRTPMPQTTGVQR